In Arthrobacter sp. SLBN-83, one DNA window encodes the following:
- a CDS encoding alpha/beta fold hydrolase — translation MAQPVERRAVDVDGVPLSYLAAGDESGPPLILLHGTFWSRVWQPVLPALGEHSRCYALDFPGFGRSGGELDVGQATVPALAKTVLRAADALGIGGFDVAAHDIGGGVAQQLAATSGRVRKMVLMNAVMFDSWPVPAVERFRDPDVRANTTEEDLLAARRKSTQGCAIRTLSEEELADYLSPWQSPARGRSWMAMAAAADPRFTLDLVPALKEAAIPTRLVWGRDDDFQKIEFARRYVEEIPNADLVEVDGKHIPTEDSPDAVAKAMLEHLATGQ, via the coding sequence ATGGCCCAGCCCGTTGAACGCCGCGCGGTTGACGTGGACGGCGTCCCGCTGTCCTACCTCGCCGCGGGGGACGAGTCCGGCCCGCCGCTGATCCTGCTGCACGGCACCTTCTGGAGCCGTGTGTGGCAGCCCGTCCTGCCGGCCCTCGGCGAACACAGCCGCTGTTACGCGCTGGACTTTCCGGGCTTCGGCCGGAGCGGGGGAGAGCTGGACGTTGGGCAGGCCACCGTCCCGGCCCTGGCGAAGACCGTGCTTAGGGCTGCGGACGCCCTGGGTATTGGCGGGTTTGACGTCGCGGCGCATGACATAGGCGGCGGCGTGGCCCAGCAGCTCGCCGCCACCAGCGGGAGGGTGCGGAAGATGGTCCTGATGAACGCCGTCATGTTCGACTCCTGGCCGGTTCCCGCCGTCGAGCGTTTCCGGGACCCCGACGTGCGGGCAAACACCACCGAAGAGGACCTCCTCGCTGCCCGCCGCAAGTCCACCCAGGGCTGCGCCATCCGGACGTTGAGCGAGGAGGAACTGGCGGACTACCTTTCGCCGTGGCAGTCACCGGCCCGGGGGCGTTCCTGGATGGCAATGGCAGCCGCGGCCGATCCGCGCTTCACCCTGGACCTGGTGCCGGCCCTCAAGGAAGCCGCCATCCCCACCCGGCTGGTGTGGGGCCGGGACGACGACTTCCAGAAAATCGAATTTGCCCGCCGGTACGTGGAAGAGATCCCCAACGCAGACCTGGTGGAGGTGGACGGCAAGCACATCCCCACTGAGGATTCACCGGACGCCGTTGCCAAAGCAATGCTGGAGCACCTGGCGACGGGACAGTAG
- a CDS encoding universal stress protein translates to MSDPEKPSDPSSKSNAFHPGKMSGPVLMGVVPGQPLAVAHRAAELAYSLGVKLICAYVDVTTYLAEEPGGRAEALPIDPDGIDDDIEGISAGISGHLADALHGAGIDWSFVTLAGDPARALGRLAESTDASVIVVGTRERGFGARFEELLVGSVAVHLTHRQHRPVLVVPLAPHAKRHPREGR, encoded by the coding sequence ATGAGTGACCCGGAAAAACCATCCGACCCTTCGAGCAAAAGCAATGCCTTCCATCCGGGGAAGATGAGTGGGCCGGTGCTGATGGGGGTGGTCCCGGGCCAGCCGCTGGCCGTGGCACACCGTGCAGCGGAACTGGCGTACAGCCTGGGCGTGAAACTGATCTGCGCCTATGTTGACGTCACCACCTACCTCGCCGAAGAACCCGGCGGGCGGGCCGAGGCGCTGCCGATCGACCCCGACGGCATTGACGACGACATCGAAGGCATCAGTGCCGGCATCTCCGGGCACCTCGCGGACGCCTTGCATGGGGCAGGTATCGACTGGTCCTTCGTGACCCTGGCCGGGGACCCGGCAAGGGCACTGGGACGGCTGGCGGAATCCACGGATGCCTCGGTCATCGTCGTCGGCACCCGGGAACGCGGGTTCGGCGCCCGCTTCGAGGAACTCCTGGTGGGCTCCGTCGCCGTCCACCTCACGCACCGCCAGCACCGGCCCGTCCTGGTGGTCCCGCTCGCCCCCCACGCCAAGCGCCACCCGAGGGAGGGCCGATGA
- a CDS encoding CDP-alcohol phosphatidyltransferase family protein — protein MALRLLTALALFIDAGVHLFLAPGYQNAQPGTVSQGTLFLLEAAAALVAGIYVLVRGSRAAYALALLVALSAFAAVVLYRYVDIPAIGPIPAMYDPVWFFSKTLSAVAEGAGALLALAGLVRAGAQGKVRRRQQASGRTPPTVKITAAVARMRGEVPMSAAERAVPDALATLTAYGLAALWLLTLTPSGLVAQLAGLAAGTVVAGAAVGSILRRIPRFSTPADRVTLLRAVLVALCAVLAAAQLFSGPRADLLLPTLGGAAFLLDGVDGAVARRTGTSSAEGARFDGATDAALVLVLSVAAAAVVGPWTLLIGAMYYVFTAAGFFRPHLRAALPPSMTRKVIGAFQPFALLVALLPGTPPAAAAAAPVLALGLLAFSFTRDVVQLESHHRAALLEAIQ, from the coding sequence GTGGCTCTACGACTATTGACCGCACTGGCGCTGTTCATCGATGCCGGCGTCCACTTGTTCCTTGCCCCCGGCTACCAGAACGCCCAACCCGGCACCGTCAGCCAGGGCACGCTGTTCCTCCTCGAAGCTGCCGCGGCCCTGGTGGCCGGCATCTACGTCCTGGTCCGTGGCAGCCGCGCCGCCTACGCCCTGGCCCTGCTGGTGGCACTCAGCGCTTTCGCCGCCGTCGTACTCTACCGGTATGTGGACATCCCGGCGATCGGGCCCATCCCGGCCATGTACGACCCCGTCTGGTTCTTCTCCAAAACCCTCAGCGCCGTTGCCGAAGGGGCCGGGGCCCTGCTGGCACTCGCCGGCCTGGTCCGTGCCGGGGCACAGGGCAAGGTACGACGACGGCAGCAGGCTTCCGGCCGGACGCCGCCGACAGTGAAGATCACCGCTGCCGTTGCCAGGATGCGGGGGGAGGTGCCGATGAGCGCAGCTGAACGGGCAGTGCCGGACGCGCTGGCCACCCTCACCGCTTACGGGCTGGCGGCACTGTGGCTGCTCACCCTGACCCCGTCCGGCCTGGTGGCCCAGTTGGCCGGGCTGGCCGCCGGCACCGTGGTGGCCGGGGCCGCCGTCGGCTCCATCCTGCGGCGCATCCCGCGCTTCTCAACCCCGGCAGACCGCGTCACCCTGCTGCGCGCCGTCCTCGTTGCGCTCTGCGCCGTGCTGGCGGCGGCGCAGCTTTTTTCCGGGCCCCGCGCCGATCTGCTCCTGCCCACGCTGGGCGGCGCCGCGTTCCTCCTGGACGGGGTTGATGGTGCGGTGGCCCGGCGCACCGGCACCTCGTCTGCGGAAGGGGCCCGGTTTGACGGTGCCACGGATGCTGCCCTGGTCCTGGTCCTGTCCGTCGCTGCTGCCGCCGTCGTTGGTCCGTGGACGTTGCTTATTGGGGCCATGTACTACGTGTTCACGGCCGCGGGCTTCTTCCGGCCGCACCTCCGTGCCGCGCTGCCGCCGAGCATGACCCGCAAGGTGATCGGGGCGTTCCAGCCGTTCGCATTGCTGGTGGCGTTGCTCCCCGGGACGCCCCCGGCTGCGGCAGCTGCGGCGCCGGTTCTGGCCCTCGGCCTGCTCGCATTCTCCTTCACGCGCGATGTGGTCCAGCTGGAGAGCCACCACCGGGCCGCGCTTCTGGAGGCCATCCAGTAA
- a CDS encoding DUF302 domain-containing protein: protein MTYTLATAVSLPWAEAVERTREALAAQGFGILTEINVRSIFKAKLGAEAADAVGDYVILGACNPALASRALAAEPEMGALLPCNVVVRRNGSAEATTVEAIDPQTMVQLSSAPSVKEVADDAGSRLRKALASLGGTGE from the coding sequence ATGACCTACACCCTGGCCACTGCCGTCTCCCTTCCCTGGGCCGAAGCCGTGGAACGCACCCGTGAAGCCCTTGCCGCGCAGGGGTTCGGCATCCTGACGGAAATCAACGTCCGGTCCATCTTCAAAGCCAAGCTTGGCGCTGAAGCCGCGGACGCCGTCGGGGATTACGTCATCCTTGGCGCCTGCAACCCGGCCCTTGCCAGCCGCGCCCTCGCCGCCGAACCGGAAATGGGCGCCCTGCTGCCCTGCAATGTCGTGGTTCGCCGCAACGGCTCTGCCGAGGCGACCACAGTGGAGGCGATCGACCCGCAAACCATGGTTCAGCTCAGCAGCGCACCTTCCGTTAAGGAAGTAGCGGACGACGCCGGCAGCCGCCTGCGCAAGGCGCTCGCCAGCCTGGGCGGTACAGGGGAGTAA
- a CDS encoding YceI family protein, producing MTLPKELTPGTWTLDMAHSEIGFSVRHAGISKVRGRFTEASAEARVGQSLADSSVHATVSTASFNSGDANRDGHVRGADFFDVEQYPEMTFRGTHIEGDGEEYTLTGDLTIKGVTRPVELEVEFTGVAVDPFGATRAGFSAETEISRKEFGLTWNAALEAGGVLVSDKVKINLEAALVKQG from the coding sequence ATGACCCTTCCCAAGGAACTTACGCCGGGAACTTGGACCTTGGACATGGCCCACAGCGAGATCGGCTTCAGCGTCCGCCATGCCGGGATCAGCAAGGTCCGGGGCCGCTTCACCGAGGCGTCGGCGGAGGCGCGCGTTGGCCAGTCCCTTGCGGACTCTTCCGTGCACGCCACGGTCTCCACCGCCAGCTTCAACTCCGGCGACGCCAACCGCGACGGCCATGTGCGCGGGGCGGATTTCTTTGACGTGGAGCAGTATCCGGAGATGACGTTCCGCGGCACCCACATCGAAGGCGACGGCGAGGAGTACACCCTGACCGGGGACCTCACCATCAAGGGCGTCACCCGGCCCGTGGAGCTTGAGGTGGAGTTCACCGGCGTCGCCGTTGACCCCTTCGGCGCCACCCGCGCCGGCTTCTCCGCCGAAACCGAGATCAGCCGCAAGGAGTTCGGGCTGACCTGGAACGCGGCCCTGGAGGCCGGCGGCGTGCTGGTCAGCGACAAGGTGAAGATCAACCTCGAAGCAGCACTGGTCAAGCAGGGCTAA
- a CDS encoding sulfite exporter TauE/SafE family protein, with the protein MIPALGLGLVVGVVLGVVGGGGSIIAVPALVYGVGMSPAQAIPTSLLVVGISSLAALLPRLREGLNWPVIALVGAAGIPAAWAGAAVGKLLDPNILMLAFAVIMVVAGIRMLKKPRETEGSCSIGPNRAFRSCAPKAVGVGLLVGFLTGLLGVGGGFLITPALTIFLGLRMKQAVGTSLAIIVINSAAGFSAHAAGYTIDWATTLAFAVPAILGSIFAARLARRLHDKHIRISFAVLIFAVAAWVTAGTVTA; encoded by the coding sequence ATGATCCCGGCCCTGGGTCTGGGGCTCGTCGTCGGCGTCGTACTGGGCGTAGTGGGCGGCGGCGGGTCCATCATCGCCGTTCCAGCGCTGGTGTACGGCGTGGGCATGAGCCCCGCCCAGGCCATTCCCACCTCCCTGCTGGTGGTGGGAATCTCCTCACTGGCCGCTTTGCTCCCCCGCCTCCGCGAAGGCCTGAACTGGCCGGTGATCGCCCTGGTGGGTGCCGCCGGCATCCCGGCGGCCTGGGCCGGCGCGGCAGTGGGCAAGCTGCTGGATCCCAACATCCTGATGCTCGCCTTCGCCGTGATCATGGTGGTGGCGGGCATCCGGATGCTCAAGAAGCCCCGGGAAACCGAGGGATCCTGCAGCATCGGCCCAAACCGGGCCTTCCGGTCCTGCGCCCCGAAGGCCGTAGGCGTCGGACTGCTCGTCGGGTTCCTCACCGGACTGCTCGGCGTGGGCGGCGGATTCCTGATCACCCCCGCACTGACCATCTTCCTGGGCCTGCGGATGAAGCAGGCCGTAGGAACCTCCCTGGCGATCATCGTCATCAACTCGGCCGCCGGGTTCAGCGCCCACGCGGCCGGCTACACCATCGACTGGGCCACCACCCTGGCCTTCGCGGTACCGGCCATCCTGGGCTCCATCTTCGCCGCCCGGCTGGCCCGCCGCCTGCACGACAAGCACATCCGCATCTCATTCGCGGTACTCATCTTCGCCGTCGCGGCGTGGGTCACCGCCGGCACGGTCACCGCCTGA
- a CDS encoding metal-sensitive transcriptional regulator → MELNPTELTPVINRLKRAQGQLAAVTRMLEEGRDCKDVVTQLAAVSKALDRAGFAIIATGLEQCIVQKDETMDRKDLEKLFLSLA, encoded by the coding sequence ATGGAACTGAACCCCACCGAACTCACGCCCGTGATCAACCGCCTCAAGCGTGCCCAGGGCCAGCTCGCCGCCGTGACCCGGATGCTCGAGGAAGGCCGGGACTGCAAGGACGTCGTCACCCAGTTGGCGGCCGTGTCCAAGGCCCTGGACCGCGCCGGCTTCGCCATCATCGCCACCGGCCTGGAGCAGTGCATCGTCCAAAAGGACGAAACCATGGACCGGAAGGACCTGGAGAAGCTCTTCCTCTCCCTGGCATAA
- a CDS encoding fluoride efflux transporter FluC: MTEPPVPGTAASSRTPGAPAGEDHMLDGGMGEQTAADIDPDAGTLGEVRAHRPVHLHPGYVLVVIAGGVFGALARYGLSTLLPAPGGWPLPTLVINLAGALLLGALLEALVRRGPDTGTRRIIRLLAGTGFMGAFTTYSTLALETNTLLDAGRVADGLLYLAATLIGGAAATVAGIWLAAGHHARATTRATIQQEAGR; the protein is encoded by the coding sequence ATGACGGAACCGCCTGTTCCCGGGACCGCAGCGTCGTCCCGCACCCCGGGGGCACCTGCAGGAGAGGACCACATGCTAGACGGCGGCATGGGGGAACAAACCGCCGCGGATATCGACCCCGATGCGGGGACCCTCGGGGAAGTCCGCGCCCACCGCCCGGTCCACCTGCACCCCGGATATGTTCTGGTGGTGATCGCCGGGGGCGTGTTTGGCGCCTTGGCCCGCTACGGGCTCAGCACGCTGTTGCCCGCTCCGGGCGGATGGCCGCTGCCCACCCTCGTCATCAACCTGGCCGGGGCCCTCCTGCTCGGCGCCCTGCTCGAAGCGCTGGTACGCCGCGGCCCGGATACCGGAACGCGCAGGATCATCCGCCTGCTCGCCGGGACCGGGTTCATGGGCGCGTTCACCACCTACAGCACGCTCGCCCTGGAAACCAACACCCTCCTGGACGCCGGACGCGTCGCCGACGGGCTGCTCTACCTCGCCGCCACCCTGATCGGTGGGGCCGCGGCAACAGTGGCAGGAATCTGGTTGGCCGCAGGCCACCATGCCCGGGCAACCACCCGGGCAACCATCCAGCAGGAGGCGGGCCGGTGA
- a CDS encoding haloacid dehalogenase type II — translation MSEPLVIVFDVNETLSDMAPLGEAFAQVGAPRALAKLWFATLLRDGFALAASGGKESFATIGADALRTLLGAEGISGNLETAVERVMAAMQNLSLHPDVPDGIRALAAAGHRLVTLTNGAAANTDKLLVAGGVRDEFEQLLSVEDAPAWKPARPAYEYAATAAGTAPSGMLLVAVHPWDIHGAAKAGLRTAWINRTGARYPSYFQSPDITIPALTGLPAVLAA, via the coding sequence ATGTCCGAACCGTTGGTCATTGTTTTTGACGTCAACGAGACCCTCTCCGACATGGCCCCGCTGGGCGAGGCTTTCGCCCAGGTTGGGGCACCACGGGCGTTGGCCAAGCTTTGGTTCGCCACGCTCCTGCGGGACGGGTTCGCGCTCGCGGCCAGCGGAGGCAAGGAATCCTTCGCCACCATCGGCGCCGATGCCCTCCGCACTCTGCTGGGAGCCGAAGGAATCTCCGGAAACCTGGAGACCGCCGTCGAACGCGTCATGGCTGCCATGCAGAACCTCTCCCTTCACCCGGACGTCCCGGACGGCATCCGCGCCCTCGCCGCGGCCGGCCACCGGCTGGTCACCCTGACCAACGGCGCCGCGGCCAACACCGACAAACTGCTGGTTGCCGGCGGCGTCAGGGACGAATTCGAGCAGCTTCTCTCCGTGGAGGACGCCCCTGCCTGGAAGCCGGCCAGGCCCGCCTATGAGTACGCGGCAACAGCGGCCGGAACCGCTCCTTCGGGAATGCTGCTGGTCGCAGTGCATCCCTGGGACATCCATGGGGCAGCCAAAGCCGGGCTGCGGACCGCGTGGATCAACCGGACCGGTGCCCGCTACCCCTCCTATTTCCAGTCCCCGGACATCACCATCCCGGCCCTCACCGGACTGCCTGCCGTGCTCGCCGCGTAA
- a CDS encoding alkaline phosphatase family protein: MGGLPAAAAWLVLGMLLTYVLAGGGSTAGPEGAAAGISKIKHVVIITQENRSFDTYFGTFPGADGIPMQNGKPAACLPDPASGGCVKPFYNPNDSNAGAPHSHNDEVADLNNGAMDGFVAQAEKGLAGCTATQANCRYKAAATDVMGYHDQRDLPNYWDYARNFTLQDHMFAAASAWSLPAHLYLVSEWSAKCTKAGDPSSCSNALQNPDSGPDPEIINNTLIGKCQAAADLAPCREALASAGVSAGLAAELDQLISTSCKPTDTYPACQAAVDAANVPDGLKQQLSQAAKHLQQPDYAWTDLTYLLHQQHVPWAYYVFNGTEPDCRNDAATCAPIKQDAKTPGLWNPLLYFDTVKQDGELGNIQPLTNFYDAARQGTLPAVTWIAPTDKVSEHAPAKISAGQAYVTGLINAIMSGPDWDSTAIFLNWDDWGGFYDHVAPPAADANGYGFRVPSLIISPYAKQGYIDHQTLSQDAYLKFIEDDFLHGQRLDPATDGRPDPRPDVRENSPLLGDLTKAFDFNQAPLPPHILANATTY; the protein is encoded by the coding sequence GTGGGGGGACTCCCGGCCGCGGCCGCCTGGCTGGTGCTAGGGATGCTGCTGACCTACGTCCTGGCAGGAGGCGGGTCCACGGCCGGTCCGGAAGGCGCTGCCGCCGGAATCAGCAAAATCAAGCATGTAGTGATCATCACCCAGGAGAACCGCTCCTTCGACACCTACTTTGGCACCTTCCCTGGCGCGGACGGCATCCCCATGCAAAACGGGAAACCTGCGGCATGCCTTCCGGACCCGGCCAGCGGCGGATGCGTCAAGCCCTTTTACAACCCAAATGACAGCAACGCCGGTGCCCCGCACAGCCACAACGACGAAGTGGCCGACCTCAACAACGGGGCCATGGACGGGTTCGTGGCCCAGGCGGAAAAGGGCCTCGCCGGGTGCACGGCCACGCAAGCCAACTGCCGCTACAAGGCCGCCGCAACCGACGTGATGGGCTACCACGACCAGCGGGACCTGCCCAACTACTGGGACTACGCCAGGAACTTCACCCTCCAGGACCACATGTTCGCCGCCGCGTCTGCCTGGAGCCTGCCGGCCCACCTCTACCTGGTTTCTGAATGGTCCGCCAAGTGCACCAAAGCCGGGGACCCGTCGTCGTGCTCCAACGCCCTCCAGAACCCCGACTCCGGCCCGGACCCGGAAATCATCAACAACACCCTGATCGGCAAATGCCAGGCAGCCGCGGACCTGGCCCCTTGCAGGGAAGCCCTGGCAAGCGCGGGGGTCAGTGCCGGGCTGGCCGCGGAACTGGACCAACTCATCAGCACCAGCTGCAAACCTACGGACACCTACCCTGCCTGCCAGGCCGCCGTCGACGCCGCCAATGTTCCGGACGGTCTGAAACAGCAGCTGTCCCAAGCCGCCAAGCACCTTCAACAGCCTGACTATGCGTGGACGGACCTTACCTACCTGCTCCACCAGCAGCACGTCCCCTGGGCCTACTACGTGTTCAACGGCACCGAACCGGACTGCCGCAATGACGCCGCCACCTGCGCCCCCATCAAACAGGATGCGAAGACCCCCGGCCTGTGGAACCCGCTGCTGTACTTCGACACCGTCAAACAGGACGGCGAACTCGGCAATATCCAGCCCCTCACAAACTTCTATGACGCGGCGCGTCAGGGTACGCTGCCCGCCGTCACGTGGATCGCTCCCACGGACAAGGTCAGTGAACATGCACCGGCAAAAATCAGCGCCGGCCAGGCCTACGTGACGGGGCTGATCAACGCCATCATGAGCGGTCCTGACTGGGACAGCACCGCCATCTTCCTCAACTGGGATGACTGGGGTGGGTTCTACGATCATGTGGCACCACCGGCGGCGGATGCCAACGGCTACGGGTTCCGGGTGCCAAGCCTGATCATCAGCCCGTACGCCAAACAGGGCTACATCGACCACCAAACACTGAGCCAGGACGCCTACCTCAAGTTCATCGAGGACGACTTCCTCCACGGCCAGCGGCTGGACCCGGCCACCGATGGCCGTCCCGACCCGCGCCCGGATGTGCGGGAGAACAGCCCGCTGCTGGGCGACCTGACCAAGGCCTTCGATTTCAACCAGGCGCCCCTGCCGCCACACATCCTGGCCAACGCCACCACGTACTAG
- a CDS encoding FluC/FEX family fluoride channel — MIIVLLGLAGGLGAGTRFVVDGLVRSKLRTALPVGTIAINITGSFLLGLVAGAVIFHAAPMELQAIAGTGFLGGYTTFSTASFETVRLIQSGRTGLALLNGIGTAAAAVGAAAAGLALASLL, encoded by the coding sequence CTGATTATTGTCCTGCTGGGCTTGGCCGGCGGTTTAGGTGCCGGGACCCGCTTCGTCGTGGACGGGCTGGTCCGTTCCAAACTGCGCACCGCCCTGCCGGTGGGGACCATCGCCATCAACATCACCGGGTCCTTCCTCCTGGGCCTGGTCGCGGGGGCAGTCATCTTCCATGCCGCGCCAATGGAGCTGCAGGCCATTGCCGGGACCGGGTTCCTGGGCGGCTACACCACCTTCAGCACCGCCAGTTTCGAAACCGTCCGGCTCATCCAGTCCGGCCGCACCGGCCTGGCCCTCCTCAATGGAATCGGGACTGCGGCAGCCGCGGTGGGCGCCGCTGCGGCCGGCCTCGCCCTGGCCAGTCTGTTGTAG
- a CDS encoding flavodoxin family protein, producing the protein MSTLSALALICTLTPSPEPSSSELMAQHILDELEGHGVATESLRVVDHDVKRGVQVDMGNGDAWPAIHKKILAADILVLSTPIWMGHPCSVAQQVMERLDADLSEMDDDGRPVMYGKVATVAVVGNEDGAHKTIADMMQGLNDVGFSLPAQGGTYWVGEAMQTVDFKDLEKVPDPVASTNAGLARNAVHLARLLRSNQYPAK; encoded by the coding sequence ATGTCCACCCTGTCCGCTCTTGCCCTGATCTGTACCCTCACCCCCTCCCCGGAACCGTCCAGCAGTGAACTGATGGCCCAGCACATCCTTGACGAATTGGAAGGCCACGGGGTGGCCACCGAGTCACTGCGCGTCGTGGACCATGACGTGAAGCGCGGCGTGCAGGTGGACATGGGCAACGGCGATGCGTGGCCCGCAATCCACAAAAAGATCCTGGCCGCGGACATCCTGGTCCTCTCCACCCCCATCTGGATGGGTCATCCCTGCAGCGTTGCCCAGCAGGTCATGGAGCGCCTGGACGCCGACCTGTCGGAAATGGACGACGACGGCCGGCCGGTCATGTACGGCAAGGTGGCCACGGTTGCCGTGGTGGGAAACGAGGACGGGGCCCACAAGACCATCGCCGACATGATGCAGGGGCTGAACGACGTCGGCTTCAGCCTTCCAGCCCAGGGCGGCACCTACTGGGTGGGGGAGGCCATGCAGACCGTGGACTTCAAGGACCTTGAGAAGGTGCCGGACCCGGTGGCCTCCACCAACGCAGGGCTTGCCCGCAACGCCGTGCACCTGGCCAGGCTCCTGCGGTCCAACCAGTACCCGGCCAAGTAG
- a CDS encoding four-helix bundle copper-binding protein, whose product MTPVQSMLDTYPKDLGNLDKDKLAACIQACFECAQTCTACADACLSEDMVAELTKCIRTNLDCADICATTGNILSRHTGYDANITRAVLEACRAACKACGDECGGHASMHEHCRVCAESCRRCEQACPDLLASLG is encoded by the coding sequence ATGACCCCCGTACAGTCCATGCTGGACACCTACCCCAAAGACCTCGGCAACCTGGACAAGGACAAGCTCGCCGCATGCATCCAGGCCTGCTTCGAATGCGCCCAAACCTGCACCGCCTGCGCCGACGCCTGCCTAAGCGAGGACATGGTGGCGGAACTGACCAAGTGCATCCGCACCAACCTCGACTGCGCGGACATCTGCGCCACCACCGGCAACATCCTTTCCCGCCACACCGGCTACGACGCCAACATCACCCGGGCAGTCCTGGAAGCCTGCCGGGCCGCGTGCAAGGCGTGTGGGGACGAGTGCGGCGGGCACGCCTCCATGCATGAGCACTGCCGCGTCTGCGCCGAATCCTGCCGCCGCTGTGAGCAGGCCTGCCCCGACCTTCTCGCATCATTGGGCTGA
- a CDS encoding rhodanese-like domain-containing protein, with amino-acid sequence MTSPSKATAVTALAPETLQSWIQEHQDLVVIDVRSAAEFESMHIRGSYNVPLPLLSEHTDELAARLGSRVVLVCQSGVRAEQARQRMATVGLDTAYVLTGGVPGFAAAGGDVVKGKDRWDLERQVRLAAGSLVMLGLAGGKFVSPKVRMLAGAIGTGLTFSAATNTCAMGKALSAMPWNKAAKEPTRESAILQLPVQTAEEGAAA; translated from the coding sequence ATGACTTCCCCTTCCAAGGCAACCGCCGTCACCGCACTCGCCCCCGAAACGCTCCAGTCCTGGATCCAAGAGCACCAGGACCTGGTGGTGATCGACGTTCGCTCTGCCGCCGAGTTCGAGTCCATGCACATCCGCGGCTCCTACAACGTGCCGCTCCCGCTGCTCTCCGAGCACACTGATGAACTCGCCGCCCGGCTGGGTTCACGCGTGGTCCTGGTCTGCCAGTCCGGCGTCCGCGCCGAGCAGGCCCGCCAACGCATGGCCACCGTTGGCCTGGACACCGCGTACGTCCTCACCGGCGGGGTTCCCGGCTTCGCTGCCGCCGGCGGCGACGTGGTCAAGGGCAAGGACCGCTGGGATCTGGAGCGCCAGGTCCGCCTGGCCGCCGGCTCCCTGGTGATGCTTGGCCTGGCCGGCGGCAAGTTCGTCTCGCCCAAGGTGCGCATGCTGGCAGGCGCCATCGGCACCGGACTGACGTTCTCGGCTGCGACCAACACCTGCGCCATGGGCAAGGCCCTGTCCGCCATGCCGTGGAACAAGGCCGCCAAGGAACCCACCCGCGAAAGCGCCATCCTGCAGCTTCCCGTGCAGACGGCTGAAGAGGGCGCTGCGGCATGA